A region of the Fibrobacter succinogenes genome:
CAAGGCATTCAAGGCTAGGTGTATTTTCGCTTTTTAAATGGTGATAGCCTTGTTTTGCAAGTTGTCCCAATAAGTCCCATGCTACAAATGCGTATGAATAACGAATAAAGTATAATTGTTCTATGGGAAAATGGATGTCGGAGGTTTCAGTTTCGATTTGGTTGTTTAAAAATTGAAATTGTGTCGCGAGAAAACAAGCATCGAATGATTCTTCACAATTGTTGATGGAAAATCTCCGTTTGATGAATGTGTTAATGTTGCTGTTTTCTTCTATCATGTTATTTCCCCAATGGCATAAACGGCTTTATGAAACAAAGCCGGTGTAATGCCTTTGTTCTGATAACAGAATAAATTCTTATTTCCCAAAAAATTCCTTCACCTTGCTACACACAAATTCTAGATCTTCGGGCTTTAGACCGTAGAACATGGGAAGGCGTAAAAGTCTATTGCTTTCGTTGGTGGTGTAAACGTCTTCGCCATGGAATCGCCCGAATCGCTTGCCTGCTGGGGCACTGTGCAGCGGCACGTAGTGGAATACCGCAAGGATCCCGTTTTTCACTAGGTGGGCGATGAGTGCGGTACGCGTCTTGAGGTCGGCAACCTTCAGGTAGAACATGTGGGCGTTATGTACGCATTCTGCCGGTATATACGGGAGTTGCAAATCACCGGCGGATTCGAGATCCGCAAGCCTTTCGCGGTAGGCGTTCCAGCTAGCCATGCGGTTGTCGTAAATTTTTTGCGCGTTCTCCAGTTCGGCGTAGAGGTACGCGGCATTCAGTTCGCTGGGTAAGTAGCTGGAGCCGAGTTCTACCCACGTGTACTTGTCGACTTCGCCACGGTGGAATTGCACGCGGTTCGTGCCTTTTTCACGGATGATTTCGGCATGGTCGGCGTACTTCTTGTCGGCAATGAGGATGGCTCCACCTTCGCCCATGCTGTAGTTCTTTGTTTCGTGGAAACTGTAGCAACCAAAGTCCCCGAGTGCTCCGAGAGAACGCCCTTTGTAGGTGGACATCATTCCTTGTGCTGCATCTTCGATGACGAAAAGCCCATGCCGCTTGGCAATCGCGTTGATGGTATCCATCTCGCAGGCGACTCCGGCATAATGTACGGGAACGATGGCGCGTGTCTTTTCGGTGATGGCGTCTTCAATCAACTTTTCGTCGATGTTCATTGTGTCGGGGCGGATGTCCACGAACACGCACTTGGCTCCGCGCATGGCAAATGCGTCTGCGGTGGAGACGAATGTGAACGATGGCATGATGACTTCATCGCCGGGCTGAATCCCGCACAAA
Encoded here:
- the rffA gene encoding dTDP-4-amino-4,6-dideoxygalactose transaminase; this translates as MKIPFNQPPFVGPEIDYVKQAVQSGRICGDGQFNQKCHAWLEKQTGVARALLTTSCTHALEMSALLCGIQPGDEVIMPSFTFVSTADAFAMRGAKCVFVDIRPDTMNIDEKLIEDAITEKTRAIVPVHYAGVACEMDTINAIAKRHGLFVIEDAAQGMMSTYKGRSLGALGDFGCYSFHETKNYSMGEGGAILIADKKYADHAEIIREKGTNRVQFHRGEVDKYTWVELGSSYLPSELNAAYLYAELENAQKIYDNRMASWNAYRERLADLESAGDLQLPYIPAECVHNAHMFYLKVADLKTRTALIAHLVKNGILAVFHYVPLHSAPAGKRFGRFHGEDVYTTNESNRLLRLPMFYGLKPEDLEFVCSKVKEFFGK